The following are encoded in a window of Geoalkalibacter sp. genomic DNA:
- a CDS encoding nickel-dependent hydrogenase large subunit has protein sequence MGKIVIDPVTRIEGHLKIEAVVDNGVVKEARSSGMMYRGLENILLNRDPRDAARIMQRICGVCPTSHGLTACFALDEAYGVNGNIPANGRILRNLIQGSNYVQSHILHFYQLAALDYVDVTAVADYSGSDPSLKKVREFIARGHLGPFLPRYEGDYRLSKDENRAAVAHYVEALNLRRLAHEALAVFGGKMPHNMSIVAGGVTAEPTIDKIANFLWKIEQLCDFIDHRYLPDVLMVARRYGDYFGIGAGCKQFMSFGVFDLDHHPDLTKRKRWLPQGIVRGADLKLHAVDPFQITEQVENSWYRDTGPVHPYDGSTEPDRDKAGAYSWCKSPRYAGEVMEVGPLARMLAAYAAGHAEVQGQINDVLGQFNAGPEALFSVLGRHAARAIECKLVAQKLKQWVLELQPGQPVCAEYPLDVNNRGMGLHEAPRGALGHWIVVEGGKTKNYQAVVPTTWNMGPADAKGVPGPVEQSLIGTRVRDEQNPFELVRIVRSYDPCLSCAVHVVTPKGRDLGRFVVAPQ, from the coding sequence ATGGGAAAAATCGTCATCGATCCGGTCACCCGCATCGAAGGCCACCTCAAGATCGAGGCGGTGGTCGACAACGGCGTGGTCAAGGAAGCCAGAAGCTCGGGCATGATGTACCGTGGCCTGGAGAACATTCTCCTCAACCGCGACCCGCGCGACGCCGCGCGCATCATGCAGCGCATCTGCGGAGTGTGCCCCACCTCCCACGGCCTGACCGCCTGCTTCGCCCTCGATGAGGCCTACGGCGTCAACGGCAACATTCCCGCCAACGGCCGCATCCTGCGCAACCTGATCCAGGGCTCCAACTACGTGCAGTCGCACATCCTGCATTTCTACCAGCTCGCCGCCCTCGATTACGTGGATGTCACCGCCGTGGCCGACTACAGCGGCTCCGACCCGAGCCTGAAGAAGGTCAGGGAATTCATCGCCCGCGGCCACCTCGGACCCTTCCTGCCGCGCTACGAGGGCGATTACCGCCTGAGCAAGGACGAAAACCGCGCCGCCGTCGCCCACTATGTCGAGGCCCTCAACCTGCGGCGTCTGGCCCATGAGGCGCTGGCGGTGTTCGGCGGCAAGATGCCGCACAACATGTCCATCGTCGCCGGGGGCGTCACCGCCGAGCCGACCATCGACAAGATCGCCAACTTTCTGTGGAAGATCGAGCAGCTGTGCGACTTCATCGACCATCGCTACCTGCCCGACGTGCTCATGGTGGCGCGGCGCTACGGCGACTACTTCGGCATCGGGGCGGGCTGCAAGCAGTTCATGTCCTTTGGTGTCTTCGATCTCGACCATCATCCCGACCTCACCAAGCGCAAGCGCTGGCTGCCCCAGGGCATCGTGCGCGGCGCCGATCTCAAGCTGCACGCCGTGGATCCCTTCCAGATCACCGAGCAGGTGGAAAACAGCTGGTACCGCGACACCGGCCCGGTGCACCCCTATGACGGCAGCACCGAGCCCGACCGCGACAAGGCCGGCGCCTACAGCTGGTGCAAGTCGCCGCGCTACGCGGGCGAGGTCATGGAAGTCGGCCCCCTGGCGCGCATGCTCGCCGCCTACGCCGCCGGCCATGCCGAGGTGCAGGGCCAGATCAACGACGTGCTCGGCCAGTTCAACGCCGGCCCCGAGGCGCTCTTTTCGGTGCTCGGCCGTCACGCGGCGCGCGCCATCGAGTGCAAGCTGGTGGCGCAAAAACTCAAGCAGTGGGTCCTCGAACTCCAGCCCGGCCAGCCGGTGTGCGCCGAGTATCCCCTGGATGTCAACAATCGCGGCATGGGGCTGCACGAGGCGCCGCGCGGCGCCCTGGGCCACTGGATCGTCGTGGAGGGCGGCAAGACCAAGAACTATCAGGCGGTGGTGCCCACCACCTGGAACATGGGCCCCGCCGACGCCAAGGGCGTGCCCGGTCCGGTGGAGCAGTCGCTGATCGGCACCCGCGTGCGCGACGAGCAGAACCCCTTCGAGTTGGTGCGCATCGTGCGCTCCTACGATCCCTGCCTGTCCTGCGCGGTGCATGTGGTCACGCCCAAGGGCCGCGATCTCGGCCGCTTCGTGGTGGCGCCGCAATGA
- a CDS encoding hydrogenase maturation protease, which yields MSGVTCDHPGVRRGDPAGRPGRGNASPLRDINRAPVLVMAVGNILRRDDGFADAVLGALRDEELPAEVELFDAGTSIIDLMEVFHGRERLIVIDAVQGGQAPGTLYRFSPEEVEAEAIPTASLHQVGLLETLKLGELVGCRPKSAVVIGVQPEATDLGIGLTPKVAVAVPGAVKLVKKELGL from the coding sequence ATGAGCGGCGTGACCTGCGATCACCCTGGGGTGCGTAGGGGCGACCCGGCGGGTCGCCCAGGGCGAGGCAACGCCTCGCCCCTACGGGACATCAACCGCGCCCCGGTTCTGGTCATGGCCGTGGGCAACATCCTGCGCCGCGACGACGGCTTTGCCGACGCGGTGCTCGGAGCGCTCCGCGATGAGGAACTGCCCGCCGAGGTGGAACTCTTCGACGCCGGCACCTCCATCATCGATCTGATGGAGGTGTTTCACGGCCGCGAGCGGCTCATCGTCATCGATGCCGTGCAGGGCGGCCAGGCGCCCGGCACCCTGTACCGCTTCAGTCCCGAGGAGGTCGAGGCCGAGGCGATCCCCACGGCCAGCCTGCATCAGGTGGGGCTGCTGGAAACCCTCAAGCTCGGCGAGCTGGTGGGCTGTCGGCCAAAGAGCGCGGTGGTGATCGGCGTGCAGCCCGAAGCGACGGACCTGGGCATCGGTTTGACGCCGAAGGTGGCGGTCGCGGTGCCGGGCGCGGTCAAGCTGGTCAAAAAGGAGCTTGGCTTGTAG
- a CDS encoding hydrogenase small subunit: MALSRRRFLQFSAGTAAALGVNLFENPLLKKAFADAIKHTPIIWLATGACTGCSVSLLNSLSPRIQDVLLDQVVPGHHTELAFHSTVMAAAGDLAMEAMYAAEAKPFLLVVEGSIITRDPRMCEVGEKDHHGITSTEHMDRLGPKAQAVIAVGSCAAFGGVNKANMNPSGSIGVAEYFQQKGIRTPVINLPGCAIHPDWFVGTLAAYLLAGPEAIELDEHLRPRMFFSKLIHDNCPLRGHFDAGRFAQHWGDPYCLYKLGCKGPVARANCPEKKFNSGTNYCLDNRHPCIGCVEPEFPYEGSLFAPVPVQNATPPAAYPPIVTEQRQDIDFSPTYGALAGIAVGAAGMNILRKRSAEAKQDLDDKE, translated from the coding sequence ATGGCACTGTCAAGACGCAGATTTCTTCAGTTCTCCGCCGGCACCGCCGCGGCCCTGGGCGTCAATCTCTTTGAAAATCCCCTGCTGAAAAAGGCCTTTGCCGACGCCATCAAGCACACCCCCATCATCTGGCTGGCGACCGGCGCCTGCACGGGCTGCTCGGTGAGCCTGCTCAACAGCCTCTCGCCGCGCATTCAGGACGTGCTCCTCGATCAGGTGGTGCCCGGCCATCACACGGAGCTCGCCTTTCACTCCACGGTCATGGCCGCGGCGGGCGATCTGGCCATGGAGGCCATGTACGCCGCCGAGGCCAAGCCCTTTCTGCTGGTGGTGGAGGGCTCCATCATCACCAGGGACCCGCGCATGTGCGAGGTCGGCGAGAAGGACCACCACGGCATCACCAGCACCGAGCACATGGATCGTCTCGGCCCCAAGGCCCAGGCGGTCATCGCCGTGGGCTCCTGCGCGGCCTTCGGCGGCGTCAACAAGGCCAACATGAACCCGAGCGGCTCCATCGGCGTGGCCGAATACTTCCAACAAAAAGGCATTCGCACGCCGGTCATCAACCTTCCCGGCTGCGCCATCCATCCCGATTGGTTCGTCGGCACCCTGGCCGCCTATCTGCTTGCCGGGCCCGAGGCCATCGAACTCGATGAGCACCTGCGGCCCAGGATGTTTTTCAGCAAGCTGATCCACGACAACTGTCCCCTGCGCGGCCATTTCGACGCCGGGCGCTTCGCCCAGCACTGGGGCGATCCCTACTGCCTCTACAAGCTGGGTTGCAAGGGCCCGGTGGCGCGCGCCAACTGCCCGGAGAAGAAATTCAATTCGGGCACCAACTACTGCCTGGACAACCGCCATCCCTGCATCGGCTGCGTCGAGCCCGAATTTCCCTACGAGGGCTCCCTGTTCGCGCCGGTGCCCGTGCAGAACGCCACCCCGCCGGCGGCCTATCCGCCCATCGTGACCGAGCAGCGCCAGGACATCGATTTCTCCCCGACCTACGGCGCGCTGGCCGGGATCGCCGTGGGCGCGGCGGGCATGAACATTTTGCGCAAGCGCTCCGCCGAAGCCAAACAGGATCTCGACGACAAGGAGTAA
- the hybA gene encoding hydrogenase 2 operon protein HybA yields the protein MGINRRNFFKVAAVTGAGACAALAAPAEASGPKLPEDAGYGMLNDSTRCIGCKACQTACKQVNELPAEGTLDDRGALYDSPRALSDSTYTLIKMHRDEESGEATFVKQQCMHCLDPACKSACLVGAFVKEPTGAVTWDGKKCMGCRYCMVACPYNVPQFEWHKAIPDISKCTLCHDTRLTKGKPTACATACPADAITFGRRDELLRLARARIAAHPDKYDPHVYGENEVGGTNVLYLTKPKVSFATLGLPAFGYIAPPRLTESIQHGVFKYFIPPVAIYAALGGIMAFNQRRNKLKGGTEHE from the coding sequence ATGGGAATCAATCGCAGAAACTTCTTCAAGGTCGCCGCGGTGACCGGGGCGGGGGCCTGCGCGGCCCTGGCCGCCCCGGCGGAGGCCTCGGGGCCCAAGCTGCCCGAGGATGCCGGTTACGGCATGCTCAACGACTCAACTCGCTGCATCGGCTGCAAGGCCTGCCAGACGGCGTGCAAGCAGGTCAACGAACTGCCCGCCGAGGGCACCCTCGATGATCGCGGCGCCCTCTACGATTCGCCGCGCGCGCTCTCCGACAGCACCTACACCCTGATCAAGATGCACCGCGACGAGGAGAGCGGCGAGGCCACCTTCGTCAAGCAGCAGTGCATGCATTGCCTGGATCCGGCGTGCAAATCGGCCTGTCTGGTCGGCGCCTTCGTCAAGGAACCGACCGGCGCGGTGACCTGGGACGGTAAAAAATGCATGGGCTGCCGTTACTGCATGGTGGCCTGCCCCTACAACGTGCCCCAATTCGAGTGGCACAAGGCGATCCCCGACATCAGCAAGTGCACCCTGTGCCACGACACGCGCCTGACCAAGGGCAAGCCGACGGCCTGCGCGACGGCCTGTCCGGCCGACGCCATCACCTTCGGCCGGCGCGACGAGCTGCTGCGCCTTGCCCGCGCGCGCATCGCCGCGCATCCCGACAAGTACGATCCCCATGTCTACGGAGAAAACGAGGTGGGCGGCACCAACGTGCTCTATCTGACCAAGCCCAAGGTGAGCTTCGCCACCCTGGGCCTGCCGGCCTTCGGCTACATCGCGCCGCCGCGCCTCACCGAGTCCATCCAGCACGGGGTGTTCAAGTACTTCATTCCGCCCGTGGCCATCTACGCGGCCCTCGGCGGAATCATGGCCTTCAATCAGCGGCGCAACAAGCTCAAGGGAGGGACGGAACATGAGTAA
- the nrfD gene encoding NrfD/PsrC family molybdoenzyme membrane anchor subunit has protein sequence MSKAVALRGKFWTPNVALLVFFMVSAAVFSYFRFFHGFGSVTNLNPNYPMGMWIAFDVACGVALAAGGFTTCLIVEIFGKHKYHALLRPAILTAFIGYLLVGMAVAFDLGRWFYIWHALIYWNGNSVLFEVAWCVMLYLSVLAVENVPAVVEEYKDRVNLPGLLARFNGLVNAFLQVADKVMGKVAVFFVLGGVVLSFGHQSSLGTMMLIAPYKLHELWFTPWSPLLFLMSAIAVGPSMVVFEASLATYFFNRKSEIHLIGDFAKFIPWFLGAFLLARFGDLAWRGALAAAFVPGKYAYAFWVEIALFLIPCVALMNKGVRFHSLKLFLGACSVILGVVVYRFNVFLIGMDMGPGWNYFPSVGEFAVTFGFVAFGVFLYKLAVNYLPILEQQH, from the coding sequence ATGAGTAAGGCAGTGGCCCTGCGCGGCAAATTCTGGACGCCCAACGTGGCGCTGCTGGTGTTTTTCATGGTGAGCGCCGCGGTGTTTTCCTACTTTCGCTTCTTTCACGGCTTCGGCTCCGTGACCAATCTCAACCCCAACTATCCCATGGGCATGTGGATCGCCTTCGACGTGGCCTGCGGCGTGGCCCTGGCGGCGGGCGGTTTCACCACCTGCCTGATCGTCGAAATCTTCGGCAAGCACAAGTACCACGCGCTGCTGCGCCCGGCGATTCTCACCGCCTTCATCGGCTACCTGCTGGTGGGCATGGCGGTGGCCTTCGACCTGGGCCGCTGGTTCTACATCTGGCACGCGCTGATCTACTGGAACGGCAATTCGGTGCTCTTCGAGGTGGCCTGGTGCGTCATGCTCTATTTGAGCGTGCTGGCCGTGGAAAACGTGCCGGCGGTGGTCGAGGAGTACAAGGATCGGGTTAATCTGCCCGGGCTCCTCGCCCGGTTCAACGGGTTGGTCAACGCCTTTTTGCAGGTGGCCGACAAGGTCATGGGCAAGGTCGCGGTGTTCTTCGTGCTCGGCGGGGTGGTGCTGTCCTTCGGCCATCAGTCATCCCTCGGTACCATGATGCTCATCGCCCCCTACAAGCTGCACGAGCTCTGGTTCACGCCCTGGTCGCCGCTGTTGTTTCTCATGTCGGCCATCGCCGTGGGGCCCTCCATGGTGGTGTTCGAGGCCAGTCTCGCCACCTATTTCTTCAACCGCAAATCCGAAATCCACCTCATCGGCGATTTCGCCAAGTTCATCCCCTGGTTTCTCGGCGCCTTTCTGCTGGCGCGCTTCGGCGATCTGGCCTGGCGCGGTGCCCTGGCCGCGGCCTTCGTGCCGGGCAAGTACGCCTACGCCTTCTGGGTGGAAATCGCCCTGTTTCTCATCCCCTGCGTCGCCCTGATGAACAAGGGCGTGCGCTTTCACAGCCTCAAACTGTTCCTGGGGGCCTGCTCGGTGATCCTCGGCGTGGTCGTCTACCGCTTCAACGTGTTTCTCATCGGCATGGACATGGGGCCGGGCTGGAACTACTTCCCCTCCGTGGGCGAGTTCGCCGTGACCTTCGGCTTCGTCGCCTTCGGCGTGTTCCTCTACAAACTCGCCGTCAATTACCTGCCCATCCTCGAACAGCAGCACTGA
- a CDS encoding methyl-accepting chemotaxis protein, producing the protein MSIKYKQMILMVSAVLIPLLFTLGVTRYFAAQTQEQVAQEVEALVNGRIEALIDGAFSLVENYRISREQQRETAIRNYLRASADSLWEKARRYHESLPRDEAWAKIREAVLAEKIAATGDAFTMNSAGVLTIHGRSEGRDLSGSAHIDEMRRQKEGYIVYHAVTAQRDKAVYYRYFEPLDLIIAPGVFIDEMEALYDHQGEEATLAAIRKQLEELRVGETGYFWVIQAGGEKRGQYVVSPDGKRNGESMLGLRDVEGRSVFEVLAEKGMAAPGEGQEVFFTFTSTLSGAQERMMLDFIYYAPFDWLIGATIPMREYLATSEAIGASFGRMQAYLLGVGALLVLVAAVFAWWAARRTVRPIRAVMEMVEEIEQGHLDRRLKLTRKDELGQMARTMDALADNLQHEVVDALQKLAAGNLDFEARPRDGRDVLRSALKKLSDDLNTMVHEIQSSGEQIATGAGQVADASQSLSQGATEQASSLEEISASVNQMASQTTQSAENARQANRLAGDAKQSAERGRERMQAMVRSMGEISAASGDISKIIKTIDEIAFQTNLLALNAAVEAARAGQHGKGFAVVAEEVRNLAARSAKAAKETAELIESSVGKTRQGEGIAGETAAALDEIAANITKVSDLVGEISAAANEQAEGIGQINTGLSQIDQVTQQNTASAEESAAAAQELSGQAAQLRQLLQRFRLKGQGGNSFAPRQAALPAAKPQERPSAAAAAWGGERGTPATRSAPPSIALDDDEFGRY; encoded by the coding sequence ATGTCCATCAAGTACAAACAAATGATTCTGATGGTGTCGGCCGTGCTGATACCCCTGCTTTTCACCCTCGGCGTCACGCGCTATTTCGCCGCGCAGACGCAAGAGCAGGTCGCGCAAGAGGTGGAGGCTCTGGTCAATGGCCGCATTGAGGCGCTCATCGACGGCGCCTTCTCCCTGGTGGAGAATTACCGCATCAGCCGCGAGCAGCAGCGCGAAACGGCGATCCGCAACTACCTGCGCGCCTCGGCCGACAGCCTGTGGGAAAAGGCGCGCCGCTATCACGAAAGCCTGCCGCGCGACGAGGCCTGGGCAAAAATCCGCGAGGCGGTGCTCGCGGAAAAAATCGCCGCCACCGGCGATGCCTTTACTATGAACAGCGCCGGAGTGCTGACCATCCATGGGCGCAGCGAGGGGCGCGATCTCTCCGGCAGCGCGCACATCGACGAGATGCGGCGGCAAAAGGAGGGCTACATCGTTTATCACGCGGTCACCGCCCAGCGCGACAAGGCCGTGTATTACCGCTATTTCGAGCCCCTTGATCTGATCATCGCGCCGGGCGTGTTCATCGACGAGATGGAAGCGCTCTACGATCACCAGGGCGAGGAGGCGACCCTGGCGGCGATCCGCAAGCAACTCGAGGAGTTGCGCGTCGGCGAGACGGGCTATTTCTGGGTGATCCAGGCCGGCGGCGAGAAGCGCGGGCAGTATGTCGTTTCCCCCGACGGCAAGCGCAACGGCGAGAGCATGCTCGGCCTGCGCGACGTGGAGGGCCGCTCGGTATTCGAGGTGCTGGCGGAAAAAGGCATGGCCGCTCCCGGAGAGGGCCAGGAGGTCTTCTTCACCTTCACCAGCACCCTGAGCGGCGCTCAGGAGCGCATGATGCTCGATTTCATCTATTACGCGCCCTTCGACTGGCTGATCGGCGCCACCATCCCCATGCGGGAATATCTGGCGACCAGCGAGGCCATCGGCGCCTCCTTCGGACGCATGCAGGCCTATCTGCTCGGCGTGGGCGCTTTGCTGGTCCTGGTCGCGGCGGTTTTTGCCTGGTGGGCGGCGCGGCGCACCGTGCGCCCGATTCGCGCCGTCATGGAGATGGTGGAGGAAATCGAGCAGGGTCATCTGGATCGGCGCCTCAAGCTCACGCGCAAGGACGAACTCGGCCAGATGGCACGCACCATGGATGCTCTCGCCGACAACCTGCAGCATGAGGTAGTCGATGCCCTGCAAAAGCTCGCCGCCGGCAATCTCGATTTCGAAGCGCGGCCGCGCGACGGGCGCGATGTCCTTCGCAGCGCCCTGAAAAAGCTCAGCGACGATCTCAACACCATGGTGCACGAGATTCAGAGCTCCGGCGAGCAGATCGCCACGGGCGCCGGCCAGGTGGCCGACGCCAGCCAGTCGCTTTCCCAGGGCGCCACGGAGCAGGCCAGCTCCCTGGAGGAAATCAGCGCCTCCGTCAATCAGATGGCGAGCCAGACCACGCAGAGCGCCGAGAACGCCCGCCAGGCCAATCGTCTCGCCGGCGATGCCAAGCAGTCGGCCGAGCGCGGCCGCGAGCGCATGCAGGCCATGGTGCGATCCATGGGCGAGATCAGCGCGGCGAGCGGCGACATCAGCAAGATCATCAAGACCATCGACGAGATCGCCTTCCAGACCAATCTGCTGGCCCTGAACGCCGCCGTCGAGGCGGCGCGCGCCGGGCAGCACGGCAAGGGTTTCGCGGTGGTCGCCGAAGAGGTGCGCAATCTCGCGGCGCGCAGCGCCAAAGCCGCCAAGGAGACCGCCGAACTCATCGAGTCTTCCGTGGGCAAGACCCGCCAGGGCGAGGGCATCGCCGGAGAAACGGCGGCAGCCCTCGATGAGATCGCCGCCAACATCACCAAGGTGTCTGATCTGGTTGGCGAAATCTCGGCGGCCGCCAACGAGCAGGCCGAAGGCATCGGCCAGATCAACACGGGGCTCTCGCAGATCGACCAGGTCACTCAGCAGAACACCGCGAGCGCCGAGGAATCGGCGGCGGCCGCCCAGGAACTCTCGGGCCAGGCGGCGCAGCTGCGGCAACTGCTGCAACGCTTTCGGCTCAAAGGGCAGGGCGGCAATTCCTTCGCTCCTCGGCAAGCTGCACTGCCGGCCGCCAAGCCGCAGGAGCGCCCGAGCGCCGCTGCGGCCGCCTGGGGAGGAGAGCGCGGCACCCCGGCCACCAGGAGCGCGCCCCCGAGCATCGCTCTGGACGATGACGAGTTCGGGCGCTATTGA